One window from the genome of Salvia miltiorrhiza cultivar Shanhuang (shh) chromosome 7, IMPLAD_Smil_shh, whole genome shotgun sequence encodes:
- the LOC130991913 gene encoding major allergen Pru ar 1-like translates to MVAITYDMEIPSSIPAARIFKAMVLDADTLIPKILPQAIKNVEILEGDGGVGTVKIIHFGEGSQYKSVKHRVEAIDKENLTHTYSIIEGDALSDVIESITYHIKIVPTEDGGSICKNRSIYNTKGDVEISEEKIKEGKEKAMAMFKAIEAYLHANSDA, encoded by the coding sequence ATGGTTGCTATCACCTATGATATGGAGATCCCTTCCTCCATCCCAGCCGCAAGAATATTCAAAGCCATGGTGCTCGACGCCGACACCCTCATCCCCAAGATCCTGCCTCAGGCCATCAAGAATGTCGAGATCTTGGAAGGGGATGGCGGCGTTGGCACCGTCAAGATCATTCATTTTGGCGAAGGGAGTCAGTATAAGAGCGTCAAGCACCGTGTCGAGGCCATTGACAAGGAGAACTTGACACACACCTACAGCATCatcgaaggtgatgctctctcAGATGTTATTGAATCCATCACTTATCATATCAAGATCGTTCCAACTGAAGATGGAGGAAGCATCTGCAAGAACAGAAGCATTTACAACACCAAGGGCGATGTCGAGATAAGTGAGGAGAAGATTAAGGAAGGAAAAGAGAAGGCCATGGCCATGTTCAAGGCTATTGAGGCTTACCTCCACGCAAATTCTGATGCTTGA